The genomic region GAGTCAACTGTGGTTTCTTGTAGATTTTCTGGTTGACGCAGCGCGTTTGGGATAGAGTCGGCGCAACCACAACTGATTATGCGCTTTGACGCCGACTGGATGTCGCGTGCCGATGACCGCATCCTAGAGCATCTCTCTGAAGCCGGTCCAGATACCCCGAAGGAGATGGCGGACAGCGATCGAGTTCGCTTCTCCCGCCAACATATCAATGCCCGCTGCAAGACGCTGGTCGAACATGGTCTCCTCGTCCACCTCGGCAACGGCGTCTACGATATC from Natronoarchaeum mannanilyticum harbors:
- a CDS encoding helix-turn-helix domain-containing protein; this translates as MRFDADWMSRADDRILEHLSEAGPDTPKEMADSDRVRFSRQHINARCKTLVEHGLLVHLGNGVYDITRTGEQYLAGDLDARDLEAD